One part of the Cyanobacteriota bacterium genome encodes these proteins:
- a CDS encoding DUF427 domain-containing protein, with the protein MVFPSFPQRIEPGPGQESVWDYPRPPRWEDCPHRLRVIFNGVTIADSVRGRRVLETSHPPVYYIPPEDVRLDCLERLPRTTYCEWKGQAGYYTVVVNGKRAEGAAWFYPNPTPSFAAIKDYIAFYAEPMDACFVNDEQVQPQPGNFYGGWITSAIVGPFKGGAGTWGW; encoded by the coding sequence ATGGTGTTCCCATCGTTCCCACAGCGGATTGAACCCGGCCCTGGGCAGGAGTCTGTTTGGGACTATCCTCGACCGCCCCGCTGGGAAGACTGTCCCCATCGGCTTCGGGTGATCTTCAATGGTGTGACCATTGCTGATTCTGTCCGCGGCAGGCGGGTGCTAGAAACCAGTCATCCTCCGGTTTACTACATTCCCCCTGAGGACGTGCGCTTAGACTGCCTAGAGCGGCTGCCCCGCACTACCTACTGTGAATGGAAAGGGCAAGCAGGCTACTATACCGTTGTGGTGAATGGTAAGCGGGCCGAAGGTGCTGCTTGGTTTTACCCAAATCCTACCCCGTCGTTTGCTGCCATCAAGGATTACATTGCCTTCTATGCCGAGCCAATGGATGCTTGTTTTGTGAATGATGAGCAAGTTCAGCCCCAGCCTGGCAACTTCTACGGTGGTTGGATTACGAGCGCGATCGTTGGCCCCTTTAAGGGAGGGGCTGGCACTTGGGGCTGGTAA
- a CDS encoding ATP phosphoribosyltransferase regulatory subunit, producing the protein MTYQLPAGARDLLPIDVLQTSWIEQHLHQVFQRWGYHQILTSTLERLDTLVAGGAVQPSSVIQLQGTDDDVLGLRPELTASIVRTVATRMAGSAYPQRLCYNANVFRRANRTSHDRQLEFYQAGVELLGVGGVLADAEVILLLIDCLQQVQVEHWYLILGEAGLTRSLLSSFPSPLRQTVRRAIAHLDRLTLETLPIDEQLRHHALMLMDLRGTPADVLQQVAQLPLELPQQEAVNNLKALVELLPTDQHHTIILDLSLIQTFDYYTGIVFEVVCDGASGQRVIGRGGRYDQLLSLYHPRGEHCPGIGFSLDIEELRQSLLTTNHLPTQVPASDWLVVPLSPQAYTNAFRHAQQLRSTAALTRVELHLALDDPQTARTIAQRRGIGHIAWVAADGTVTIDHVSQ; encoded by the coding sequence ATGACTTATCAACTACCTGCGGGTGCAAGGGATCTACTGCCGATCGACGTTTTGCAAACAAGTTGGATTGAGCAGCATCTGCATCAGGTTTTTCAGCGCTGGGGCTATCATCAAATTCTCACTTCTACCCTGGAGCGGCTAGATACCCTGGTAGCAGGAGGAGCTGTGCAGCCATCATCGGTGATTCAACTCCAGGGCACCGACGATGATGTCTTGGGTTTACGCCCAGAGCTGACAGCCTCTATCGTGCGCACCGTGGCCACCCGCATGGCCGGGTCGGCTTATCCACAGCGGCTTTGCTACAACGCTAATGTGTTTCGGCGGGCAAACCGCACTAGTCACGATCGCCAACTTGAGTTTTATCAAGCAGGGGTAGAGTTGCTGGGGGTTGGTGGTGTTTTAGCTGATGCTGAAGTGATTTTGCTACTCATCGATTGCCTGCAACAGGTACAAGTTGAACACTGGTATCTGATTCTAGGCGAGGCAGGACTGACCCGATCGCTTCTCTCTAGCTTTCCATCACCGTTACGACAAACTGTGCGCCGTGCCATTGCCCACCTTGATCGCCTCACCCTCGAAACCTTACCCATCGATGAGCAGTTGCGTCACCATGCCCTCATGTTAATGGATTTACGGGGTACACCTGCCGATGTGCTCCAACAGGTGGCTCAGTTGCCCCTAGAACTGCCCCAACAGGAAGCTGTCAATAATCTCAAGGCCCTGGTAGAGTTGCTGCCCACCGATCAACACCACACCATCATCCTAGACCTCAGCCTAATCCAGACCTTTGACTATTACACGGGTATTGTCTTTGAGGTAGTGTGTGACGGTGCCAGCGGACAACGGGTTATAGGGCGAGGGGGCCGCTACGACCAACTTCTGAGCCTCTATCACCCCAGGGGAGAGCATTGTCCTGGCATTGGGTTTTCCCTGGATATTGAAGAGTTGCGGCAGTCCCTGTTAACGACTAACCACCTGCCAACTCAGGTGCCTGCTAGTGACTGGTTAGTGGTGCCCCTATCGCCCCAGGCATACACCAATGCCTTTCGCCATGCCCAGCAACTCCGATCGACCGCAGCCCTCACCAGGGTAGAGTTGCACCTAGCCCTAGATGACCCCCAGACTGCGCGGACGATCGCCCAACGTCGAGGGATTGGCCACATTGCCTGGGTAGCAGCGGACGGCACAGTGACCATTGACCACGTGTCTCAATGA